The Candidatus Bathyarchaeota archaeon region AAGGTGAAGTCATACATATAACTGATGGATTATCAACAAGATTTGAGATATCTGCGGTCTTGCAAGAATTTCAAGACGGCCCCGTTTTATTATTCGATAATGTAGAAGGCTATACGACAAAGGTGGTTGGTAATATTTGTGGCACACGATCAAGGATCGCCCAATCAATTGGTGTTGACAGTAGATTGCTGTGCCAAAGACTGTTAGACGCTATGTCAAAACCCGTGTCCCCAAGGATTGTTGATGATGGGCCAGTAAAAGAGGTGCAGGAAAAGCCTAACCTCCATAAAATTCCGGTTTTGAAGCATTTTGAAGGGGATGCGGGACCTTATATCACTTCCGCTGTAATCTCTGCAAGAAGCCCTGATAAAAAGGTTGAAAACGTCTCCATTCATCGTCTCCAGGTCTTAGATGAAAAACATTTGGCGATTAGACTTGTCCCGAGACATCTCTATAGACTGTGGTCTATGGCCAGAGGTGAAAAGAGAGACCTTGAAATCGCGATATCCATCGGTCTCCATCCAGCAGTTCTCTTAGCCGCAGCTTCTTCCCCTCCGTTTGGAATAAGCGAGTTCGGTATTGCAAATAGTTTACTAGGAGACAAATTAGAGCTTGTAAGATGCAGCAAGGTTGATGTCTTCGCACCAGCGGAGGCTGAGCTTATACTGGAAGGAAGAATTTCTTTTGCAGAATCTGCCTTAGAAGGTCCCTTTGTTGATATTGTAGGGACATATGATATCCAACGAGAGCAGCCAGTTGTCGAGGTAGTTAATATTCTACATCGGGAGGATTATATTTATCAAGCCCTCTTGCCAGGTGGTTCGGAACATAAGTTACTTATGGGGCTTCCCCGCGAAGCCGCCATATACAGTGCAGTTTCAAATGTTGTTCCAAGAGTGAATGCTGTGAACCTTACTAGCGGCGGCTGCGGATGGCTACATGCTATAATTTCGATAGAGAAGCAGACGGATGGTGATGGAAAGAATGCTATTTT contains the following coding sequences:
- a CDS encoding UbiD family decarboxylase encodes the protein MSLRSFLTEIEDKGEVIHITDGLSTRFEISAVLQEFQDGPVLLFDNVEGYTTKVVGNICGTRSRIAQSIGVDSRLLCQRLLDAMSKPVSPRIVDDGPVKEVQEKPNLHKIPVLKHFEGDAGPYITSAVISARSPDKKVENVSIHRLQVLDEKHLAIRLVPRHLYRLWSMARGEKRDLEIAISIGLHPAVLLAAASSPPFGISEFGIANSLLGDKLELVRCSKVDVFAPAEAELILEGRISFAESALEGPFVDIVGTYDIQREQPVVEVVNILHREDYIYQALLPGGSEHKLLMGLPREAAIYSAVSNVVPRVNAVNLTSGGCGWLHAIISIEKQTDGDGKNAILAAFAGHPSLKHVVIVDGDVDVFNMEEVEWAIATRFQADEDLIVITRARGSTLDPSGNQRDGLTAKIGIDATRPLSDPAEKFLKAKIPLSNKIRACIEKIKTGMAKND